Proteins from a genomic interval of Caulobacter sp. SL161:
- a CDS encoding peptidylprolyl isomerase has product MSADLENTLILTLESGPVTIKLRPDLAPGHVARIKELVREGFYDGVVFHRVIPGFMAQGGDPSGTGRGGSDKPDLKAEFNDEPHVRGVCSMARTPNPDSANSQFFIVFDDATFLDKQYTVWGQVTEGMEHVDALPKGEPPRAPGKIVSAKIAADA; this is encoded by the coding sequence ATGTCGGCCGACCTCGAAAACACCCTGATCCTGACGCTCGAGAGCGGTCCGGTCACCATCAAGCTGCGCCCCGACCTGGCGCCGGGTCACGTGGCCCGCATCAAGGAACTGGTGCGCGAAGGCTTCTACGACGGCGTCGTCTTCCACCGCGTGATCCCGGGCTTCATGGCCCAGGGCGGCGATCCGAGCGGCACCGGCCGTGGCGGTTCGGACAAGCCGGATCTGAAGGCCGAGTTCAACGACGAACCGCACGTTCGCGGCGTCTGCTCGATGGCCCGCACACCGAACCCGGACTCGGCCAACAGCCAGTTCTTCATCGTCTTCGACGACGCCACATTCCTCGACAAGCAATACACTGTCTGGGGTCAGGTGACCGAAGGCATGGAACATGTCGACGCCCTGCCGAAGGGCGAGCCGCCGCGCGCGCCGGGCAAGATCGTCAGCGCCAAGATCGCCGCTGACGCCTAG
- a CDS encoding endonuclease/exonuclease/phosphatase family protein: MRLLAQLLSLLFRGTALMLGLVGAGMALVCLGGAFSDRLDAFTHAAPLWLAMAVGAVVLGGVCARGAERWVMVSLGGIGLLACAILMAPELWAAARFKPATVAQSDLKVVQFNVWHSNQTPEKSLAWILAQEADVVVLEEGGGDSRLIVKALRANYPFASCAKGARCDTWIFSRKKMIARGGDSREGPYLSVAWATLADPKGPFTVMGVHYTWPVPAGPQQAQARKLIGLTSKFDRKSLILAGDFNSTPWSFSLKRQDEAVGLYRWTRAMASWPAGKFSRIMAAPAPLLPIDHVYAGEQWRAVRVERGPALGSDHRPIVVTFRRQ; the protein is encoded by the coding sequence ATGCGCTTGCTCGCCCAACTTCTCAGCCTGCTTTTCCGCGGCACCGCGCTGATGCTCGGTCTGGTGGGCGCTGGCATGGCCCTCGTCTGTCTCGGCGGCGCGTTCAGCGATCGGCTGGACGCCTTCACCCACGCCGCGCCGCTATGGCTGGCGATGGCTGTTGGGGCGGTGGTCCTGGGCGGCGTCTGCGCCCGTGGCGCGGAGCGGTGGGTTATGGTCTCCCTCGGAGGGATCGGCCTGCTGGCATGCGCCATCCTGATGGCGCCGGAACTCTGGGCCGCCGCGCGCTTCAAGCCGGCGACGGTCGCCCAAAGTGATCTCAAGGTCGTCCAGTTCAATGTCTGGCACAGCAATCAAACGCCGGAAAAAAGCCTCGCCTGGATCCTCGCCCAGGAGGCCGACGTGGTGGTTCTCGAGGAAGGCGGCGGCGACTCGCGCTTGATCGTCAAAGCGCTCCGCGCGAACTACCCCTTCGCCTCATGCGCAAAGGGCGCGCGCTGCGACACCTGGATCTTCTCCCGCAAGAAAATGATCGCCAGGGGCGGCGATTCCCGCGAAGGCCCCTATCTCTCGGTCGCCTGGGCCACCCTGGCCGACCCGAAAGGTCCGTTCACGGTCATGGGCGTGCACTACACGTGGCCGGTTCCGGCGGGACCGCAGCAGGCGCAAGCCCGCAAGCTGATTGGCCTCACGTCCAAATTCGATCGCAAGAGCCTGATCCTGGCCGGCGACTTCAACTCGACCCCATGGTCCTTCAGCTTGAAGCGACAGGACGAGGCCGTGGGACTGTACCGCTGGACGCGGGCGATGGCTTCCTGGCCGGCGGGCAAGTTCTCGCGGATCATGGCCGCGCCCGCTCCATTGTTGCCGATCGATCACGTCTACGCAGGCGAGCAATGGCGCGCGGTCAGGGTTGAACGTGGTCCGGCTCTGGGTTCGGACCATCGCCCGATCGTGGTGACGTTCCGCCGCCAATAG
- the tgt gene encoding tRNA guanosine(34) transglycosylase Tgt: MAAFPFEIKATDGKARTGVLKTPRGDIRTPAFMPVGTAATVKAMTVDQVKDTGADIILGNTYHLMLRPSAERVKRLGGLHKFMRWDKPILTDSGGFQVMSLSGISKLTEEAVTFSSHVDGSKHVLTPERSIEIQADLLGSDIVMQLDECVAWPAEEARARKGMELSARWAKRSKDAFGTRDTQALFGIQQGSTFEALRRESSERLREIGFDGYAIGGLAVGEGHQAMCEVLDYAPGFLPEDRPRYLMGVGKPIDLVEAVARGVDMFDCVLPTRSGRHGQAWTWDGPINLKNAKYAEDETPLDSASDCPASRDYSKAYLRHLFKAEEILGQVLLSWHNIAFFQALTAAMRAAIAEGRFEQFRRDFAARHLGG, from the coding sequence ATGGCCGCGTTCCCCTTCGAGATCAAAGCCACGGACGGCAAGGCGCGGACCGGCGTGCTCAAGACGCCGCGCGGCGATATCCGCACGCCGGCCTTCATGCCGGTCGGCACCGCCGCGACGGTCAAGGCCATGACGGTCGACCAGGTCAAGGACACCGGCGCCGACATCATCCTGGGCAACACCTATCACCTTATGCTCCGGCCTTCGGCCGAGCGGGTGAAGCGCCTGGGCGGGCTTCACAAGTTCATGCGCTGGGACAAGCCGATCCTGACCGACAGCGGCGGTTTCCAGGTGATGAGCCTGTCAGGCATCAGCAAGCTGACCGAGGAGGCGGTGACCTTCTCCAGCCACGTCGACGGCTCAAAGCATGTGCTGACGCCTGAGCGTTCGATCGAAATCCAGGCCGACCTTCTGGGCAGCGACATCGTCATGCAACTGGACGAGTGCGTCGCCTGGCCGGCGGAAGAGGCGAGGGCGCGCAAGGGCATGGAGCTTTCGGCGCGCTGGGCCAAGCGTTCGAAGGACGCCTTCGGAACCCGCGACACCCAGGCCCTGTTCGGCATCCAGCAGGGCTCGACCTTCGAGGCCCTGCGCCGCGAGTCGTCCGAGCGCCTGCGCGAGATCGGCTTCGACGGCTACGCCATCGGCGGCCTGGCGGTCGGTGAGGGGCACCAGGCGATGTGCGAGGTGTTGGACTATGCGCCGGGTTTCCTACCTGAAGACCGCCCGCGCTATCTGATGGGCGTGGGCAAGCCGATCGATCTGGTCGAGGCGGTGGCCCGAGGCGTCGACATGTTCGACTGCGTGCTGCCCACGCGCTCCGGCCGTCACGGTCAGGCCTGGACCTGGGATGGTCCCATCAACCTGAAGAACGCCAAGTACGCCGAGGACGAGACGCCGCTGGATTCCGCCAGCGACTGCCCCGCCAGCCGCGACTATTCGAAGGCCTATCTGCGCCACCTCTTCAAGGCCGAGGAAATCCTCGGCCAGGTGCTGCTGTCCTGGCACAATATCGCGTTCTTCCAGGCGCTGACCGCCGCGATGCGCGCGGCCATCGCGGAGGGGCGCTTCGAGCAGTTCCGGCGCGATTTCGCCGCGCGACACCTCGGCGGTTAG
- a CDS encoding PilZ domain-containing protein — protein MVMVETSGAERRAHPRMPAARKIYIVDDPRSWKASLLDVAEKGGRISIAGIASPPDTFVFVDAGGRRVHLANVVWRSGTEVGVQFTATQRIGPRAGGAAGALEIARRFLATLPAEDDA, from the coding sequence ATGGTCATGGTCGAGACCTCGGGCGCTGAGCGGCGCGCGCATCCCCGGATGCCGGCGGCGCGGAAAATCTACATCGTAGACGACCCGCGGTCGTGGAAGGCTTCTCTGCTGGATGTCGCCGAGAAGGGCGGGCGGATTTCCATCGCGGGCATCGCTTCACCGCCGGACACCTTCGTGTTCGTGGACGCCGGCGGTCGGCGTGTTCATCTCGCCAACGTCGTCTGGCGCTCCGGGACCGAGGTCGGGGTCCAGTTCACCGCCACCCAACGGATCGGCCCTCGCGCCGGCGGCGCCGCCGGAGCGCTTGAGATCGCGCGTCGGTTTCTCGCCACTCTGCCGGCCGAAGACGACGCCTAG
- a CDS encoding peptidylprolyl isomerase has product MMMLSRALLTGLCLAACASVAAAAPKTAKPGELDWRTPAPESIMVIDTNKGRVLVELVPEVAPNHVARLQDLTRAGVYDGRTFFRVIDRFMAQTGDPTNTGEGGSDRPNLKAEFTFRRAADTGFVPMAAPAGLEVGYIKSLPVVSQNWSWSDVTSDKKVAAWATYCPGVIGMARSEDNNSANSQFFLMRQPYPSLDKRYTAFGRVISGLEAVRAIKTGEPVPAPQDMMQKVRLLSDIPESERPKVRVIDPKGPWFAAETKRLRAEKGADFSVCDIALPVEVR; this is encoded by the coding sequence ATGATGATGCTCTCGCGCGCGCTTCTGACTGGCCTTTGTCTTGCCGCCTGCGCCAGTGTCGCAGCGGCGGCGCCGAAGACGGCGAAGCCGGGCGAGCTTGACTGGCGTACGCCTGCGCCAGAGTCGATCATGGTGATCGACACCAACAAGGGCCGCGTGCTGGTCGAGCTGGTTCCAGAGGTCGCCCCCAATCATGTGGCGCGCCTGCAGGACCTGACCCGCGCGGGTGTCTATGACGGCCGTACGTTCTTCCGCGTCATTGACCGTTTCATGGCTCAGACCGGTGACCCTACGAACACGGGCGAGGGCGGTTCGGATCGCCCGAACCTGAAGGCCGAGTTCACGTTCCGGCGCGCCGCCGACACGGGCTTTGTACCGATGGCCGCGCCGGCCGGGCTTGAGGTCGGCTACATCAAGTCGCTGCCCGTCGTAAGCCAGAACTGGAGCTGGAGCGACGTCACCAGCGACAAGAAGGTCGCCGCCTGGGCCACCTATTGCCCTGGCGTGATCGGCATGGCGCGGAGTGAGGATAACAACTCCGCCAACAGCCAGTTCTTTCTGATGCGCCAGCCTTATCCGTCGCTCGACAAGCGCTATACGGCGTTTGGTCGTGTGATCAGCGGCCTGGAGGCCGTTCGCGCCATCAAGACCGGCGAACCGGTTCCCGCGCCGCAGGACATGATGCAGAAGGTCCGTCTGCTCTCGGACATCCCCGAGAGCGAGCGGCCCAAGGTGCGCGTGATCGACCCCAAGGGTCCCTGGTTCGCAGCCGAGACCAAACGCCTGCGCGCTGAGAAGGGCGCGGACTTCTCGGTCTGCGATATCGCGCTCCCGGTCGAGGTCCGCTGA
- a CDS encoding sulfate/molybdate ABC transporter ATP-binding protein, with protein sequence MTIAIRSVEKQFGRYPALNKVDLEIADGELLALLGPSGSGKTTLLRTIAGLEFPDAGQVLFDGQDVTYASAAARRVGFVFQQYALFKHMTVAKNIAFGLDVRKGKDKPSKAEIARRVEELLKLVELEGLGGRYPSQLSGGQRQRVALSRALAVQPSVLLLDEPFGALDATVRKSLRRELRRVHDATGVTTIFVTHDQEEALELADRVAILNNGRIEQIGTPDQVHDAPETAFVCGFVGEANRFDGQVSGGRFNAGALTVPASALKDGAATAYVRPHDFALDEAGFEVLIERAQVQGALTAVTALTSDGRRLEISASRADADRFTGAVKIVARKAHVYAT encoded by the coding sequence ATGACCATTGCCATCCGCTCCGTCGAAAAGCAGTTCGGGCGCTATCCGGCCTTGAACAAGGTCGATCTGGAGATCGCCGACGGCGAGCTCCTGGCCCTTCTTGGCCCTTCGGGGTCGGGGAAGACGACGCTGTTGCGCACCATCGCCGGCCTGGAGTTTCCTGACGCGGGGCAGGTGCTGTTCGATGGGCAGGATGTGACCTACGCCTCGGCTGCGGCGCGCCGGGTGGGTTTCGTCTTCCAGCAGTATGCGCTGTTCAAGCACATGACCGTGGCCAAGAACATCGCGTTCGGCCTCGACGTGCGGAAGGGCAAGGACAAGCCGTCGAAGGCCGAGATCGCCCGCCGGGTCGAGGAGCTTTTGAAGCTGGTCGAACTCGAAGGGCTGGGCGGTCGGTACCCGTCGCAGTTGTCGGGTGGACAGCGCCAGCGTGTGGCTCTGTCGCGCGCCCTGGCGGTGCAGCCGAGCGTGCTGCTCCTGGACGAACCGTTTGGCGCTCTGGACGCCACGGTGCGCAAGTCGCTTCGCCGTGAGCTTCGCCGCGTTCATGACGCCACCGGGGTCACCACCATCTTCGTGACGCACGACCAGGAAGAGGCGCTGGAACTGGCTGATCGCGTCGCCATCCTGAACAATGGCCGCATCGAGCAGATCGGCACGCCCGATCAGGTTCATGACGCGCCCGAAACCGCCTTCGTCTGCGGCTTTGTCGGCGAGGCGAACCGGTTTGACGGTCAAGTCAGCGGTGGGCGCTTCAACGCGGGCGCCCTGACCGTGCCGGCCTCCGCCTTGAAGGACGGTGCTGCGACGGCCTATGTCCGGCCCCATGACTTCGCGCTGGACGAAGCTGGCTTCGAGGTTCTGATCGAACGCGCGCAGGTCCAGGGCGCCCTGACCGCCGTGACCGCGTTGACTTCGGATGGCCGGCGGCTCGAGATCAGCGCTTCCCGCGCTGACGCCGACCGTTTCACCGGCGCCGTGAAGATCGTCGCGCGCAAGGCTCACGTTTACGCGACTTAA
- the queA gene encoding tRNA preQ1(34) S-adenosylmethionine ribosyltransferase-isomerase QueA, protein MRLSDFDFDLPEDRIALRPAEPRDTARFLVVRPGQPLADHVVSDLPDFLQSGDALVFNDTRVIPARLSGLREGRTTGGADGTPVAVEATLHRRLAPDRWSAFMRPGKRLKVGDRVAFGGREDRAGELGRLDAVIAEKHDGGEVVLAFDLSGPDLDVGIAQHGDMPLPPYIAAKRGEDERDRADYQTVYAREDGSVAAPTAGLHFTPQLLDRLKAKGVSLHFVTLHVGAGTFLPVKTDDVSEHRMHAEYGQVTQEIADALNAARAAGGRIVCVGTTSLRLLESATGEDGIVRPFADETAIFITPGYRFRAADVLMTNFHLPKSTLFMLVSAFAGTEAMRAAYEHAIATGYRFYSYGDSSLLFKDETR, encoded by the coding sequence ATGCGACTTTCCGATTTTGATTTCGACCTTCCTGAGGACCGCATCGCGTTGCGACCCGCAGAGCCTCGCGACACAGCGCGCTTTCTGGTCGTGCGCCCTGGTCAGCCTCTTGCCGATCACGTCGTCAGCGACCTGCCGGACTTCCTTCAGTCGGGGGATGCTCTGGTGTTCAACGATACGCGGGTGATCCCCGCCCGCCTTTCCGGTCTTCGTGAAGGTCGCACGACGGGCGGCGCCGACGGCACGCCCGTGGCCGTCGAGGCCACCTTGCACCGCCGCCTGGCGCCCGATCGTTGGAGCGCTTTCATGCGCCCCGGCAAGCGTCTGAAGGTCGGCGACCGGGTCGCGTTCGGCGGACGCGAAGACCGCGCCGGCGAACTTGGCCGCCTGGACGCTGTGATCGCCGAGAAGCATGACGGCGGTGAAGTCGTCCTGGCGTTCGACCTTTCCGGTCCGGACCTGGATGTCGGCATCGCCCAGCATGGCGACATGCCGCTGCCGCCCTATATCGCCGCCAAGCGGGGCGAGGATGAGCGGGATCGCGCCGATTACCAGACGGTCTACGCCCGCGAGGATGGTTCTGTCGCCGCCCCGACGGCGGGGCTACACTTCACGCCCCAGCTGCTTGATCGCCTGAAGGCCAAGGGCGTTTCGCTCCACTTCGTCACGCTGCACGTCGGGGCGGGCACCTTCCTGCCCGTCAAGACCGACGACGTGTCCGAACACAGGATGCACGCCGAGTACGGTCAGGTGACGCAAGAGATCGCCGACGCCCTGAACGCCGCGCGCGCGGCCGGCGGACGCATCGTCTGCGTCGGCACCACCTCGTTGCGGCTGCTGGAGAGCGCGACGGGCGAAGACGGGATTGTGCGGCCGTTCGCCGACGAGACCGCGATCTTCATCACGCCGGGCTACCGGTTCCGGGCGGCTGATGTGCTGATGACAAACTTTCACCTGCCGAAGTCGACCCTGTTCATGCTGGTCAGCGCCTTCGCCGGGACCGAGGCCATGCGCGCGGCCTATGAGCATGCGATCGCCACGGGCTACCGCTTCTATTCCTACGGCGACAGCAGCCTGCTGTTCAAAGACGAGACCCGCTGA
- the cysT gene encoding sulfate ABC transporter permease subunit CysT produces MTADTADQRPPVQTARKPFFRKRSAIPGFGLTMGVTLTIVSLLILIPLSAVVLKAAQHSPAEFWAVATSERAMAAYRLSFGAAFVAAAINGVFGVLTAWVLVRYEFPFKTLVNALVDLPFALPTAVAGIALATLYAPTGWVGQFLTPLGVKAAYNPVGVVIALVFIGLPFVVRTVEPVMRDAAADVEEAAASLGASRIQTIARIILPALAPAWLTGFAMAFARGVGEYGSVIFIAGNMPYRSEIAPLLIIIQLEQFEYARAATIAVVMLAVSFLMLLIINAIQAWARRFD; encoded by the coding sequence ATGACCGCCGACACCGCCGATCAGCGGCCGCCAGTTCAGACAGCGCGAAAGCCGTTTTTCCGCAAGCGGTCAGCCATACCGGGCTTCGGCCTGACCATGGGCGTGACGCTGACGATTGTCTCCCTGCTGATCCTGATCCCTCTGAGCGCCGTGGTTCTCAAGGCCGCGCAACACTCGCCGGCCGAGTTCTGGGCAGTGGCGACGTCGGAGCGCGCCATGGCCGCCTATCGGCTGAGCTTTGGGGCGGCGTTCGTGGCGGCGGCGATCAATGGGGTGTTCGGCGTCCTCACAGCCTGGGTGCTTGTGCGTTACGAGTTCCCGTTCAAGACTCTGGTGAACGCTCTGGTCGACCTGCCTTTCGCGCTCCCGACCGCGGTTGCCGGTATCGCCCTGGCGACGCTGTATGCGCCGACGGGGTGGGTCGGACAGTTTCTCACGCCGCTGGGCGTCAAGGCGGCCTACAACCCCGTGGGGGTGGTGATCGCGCTGGTCTTCATCGGCTTGCCCTTTGTCGTGCGCACCGTCGAGCCTGTGATGCGTGACGCCGCCGCCGATGTCGAGGAGGCCGCGGCCAGCCTGGGCGCCAGCCGAATCCAGACGATCGCCCGGATCATTCTGCCGGCGCTGGCGCCGGCTTGGCTGACGGGCTTCGCCATGGCCTTCGCGCGCGGTGTGGGCGAGTACGGCTCGGTGATCTTCATCGCCGGCAACATGCCCTACCGGTCGGAGATCGCCCCGCTGCTGATCATCATCCAGCTGGAGCAGTTCGAGTACGCGCGCGCGGCGACGATCGCAGTCGTGATGCTGGCGGTCTCGTTCCTGATGCTGCTGATCATCAACGCCATCCAGGCCTGGGCGCGGAGGTTCGACTGA
- a CDS encoding alpha-E domain-containing protein: protein MMLARVADSLYWLGRYIERAEHLSRLSSVMLNATLDQTDAGAQAVWIALAAVGEPCDGAGVGSFEAAHALVLDRSDPNSVVSSLARARENARQVRDQITTETWERLNLLYLKVTDPNATKDFAAGSDIFLHDVIADLHLFKGAADTTMSHGESWRFMMLGIYMERAQLVSRLLEVCFAESPTHGRLGDHVALVSVLRMACALEPYLRVYTAEIEPRHILEFLVFDEDFPRSIRFATAQIEQHLSAMARSVSANERAGPERLAGRLKARLQFADVDELEAVGAGPLLTTVVNECARIHEAIYETFVAYPLETRLPA from the coding sequence ATGATGCTCGCCCGTGTCGCCGACAGCCTCTATTGGCTGGGCCGCTATATCGAACGGGCCGAGCACCTCTCGCGCCTGTCCTCGGTGATGCTGAACGCCACGCTCGACCAGACCGACGCCGGCGCCCAGGCCGTATGGATCGCCTTGGCCGCCGTCGGCGAGCCTTGCGACGGCGCCGGCGTGGGGTCGTTCGAGGCCGCCCACGCGCTGGTTCTGGATCGCAGCGACCCCAACTCCGTCGTGTCCTCGCTGGCGCGCGCGCGCGAGAACGCCCGTCAGGTCCGCGATCAGATCACGACCGAGACCTGGGAACGCCTGAACCTGCTGTATCTCAAGGTCACCGACCCGAACGCGACCAAGGATTTCGCCGCCGGATCGGACATCTTCCTGCATGACGTGATCGCCGACCTGCACCTGTTCAAGGGCGCGGCCGACACCACTATGAGCCATGGCGAAAGCTGGCGGTTCATGATGCTGGGCATCTATATGGAACGCGCCCAGCTGGTCTCGCGCCTGCTGGAAGTCTGTTTCGCGGAGTCGCCCACCCACGGCCGCCTCGGCGACCACGTGGCCCTGGTCAGCGTGCTGCGCATGGCCTGCGCGCTGGAACCCTATCTTCGCGTCTACACCGCCGAGATCGAGCCGCGCCACATCCTGGAGTTCCTGGTCTTCGACGAGGACTTCCCGCGGTCGATCCGGTTCGCGACGGCGCAGATCGAACAGCATCTCAGCGCCATGGCCCGCAGCGTCTCGGCCAACGAGCGCGCGGGCCCAGAGCGCCTAGCCGGCCGCCTGAAGGCGCGACTGCAGTTTGCCGATGTCGACGAATTGGAAGCCGTCGGCGCGGGCCCCCTGCTGACCACCGTCGTCAACGAATGCGCCAGAATCCACGAAGCCATCTACGAGACCTTCGTGGCCTACCCTCTTGAAACGCGTCTGCCCGCTTAG
- the cysW gene encoding sulfate ABC transporter permease subunit CysW: protein MGAASSKARGATDDPAWAKILLIGAVFAFLALVLFLPLVAVFAEALRKGLDAAIFAASQPDALAAVKLTLLTAAIAVPFNAVFGLCAAWAIAKHDFRGKALLITLIDLPFSVSPVVAGLIYVLIFGLQGWFGEWLLDNDIRIIFAVPGIVLATVFVTFPFVARELIPLMQEQGTSEEEAAISMGASGLYTFWRVTAPNVRWGLLYGVLLCNARAMGEFGAVSVVSGHIRGLTNTMPLHVEILYNEYDFVGAFAVAALLCLLAVVTLVLKTALEIAQPDVRGRRGH from the coding sequence ATGGGAGCCGCAAGTTCCAAGGCGCGGGGCGCCACCGATGATCCGGCGTGGGCCAAGATCCTGCTGATCGGCGCCGTTTTTGCCTTTCTGGCCTTGGTGCTGTTCCTGCCGCTGGTCGCGGTGTTCGCGGAGGCGCTTCGAAAGGGCCTGGACGCGGCGATCTTTGCGGCCAGTCAACCCGACGCTCTGGCGGCGGTGAAGCTGACCTTGCTGACAGCGGCCATCGCGGTTCCGTTCAACGCGGTGTTCGGACTTTGCGCAGCCTGGGCGATCGCCAAGCACGATTTCCGCGGCAAGGCCCTGCTGATCACCCTGATTGACTTGCCATTTTCGGTCTCGCCGGTAGTCGCGGGCCTGATCTATGTGCTGATCTTTGGCCTGCAGGGCTGGTTTGGCGAGTGGCTGCTCGACAACGACATCAGGATCATCTTCGCCGTGCCGGGTATCGTGCTGGCGACGGTGTTCGTGACCTTCCCCTTTGTGGCGCGCGAACTGATCCCGCTGATGCAGGAGCAGGGGACCAGCGAGGAGGAGGCGGCCATCTCGATGGGCGCCAGCGGGCTCTACACCTTCTGGCGGGTCACCGCGCCCAACGTGCGCTGGGGGCTGCTCTATGGCGTGCTGCTGTGCAACGCCCGCGCCATGGGCGAGTTCGGCGCGGTCTCGGTGGTCAGCGGCCACATCCGGGGCTTGACCAACACCATGCCGCTGCACGTCGAGATCCTCTACAACGAGTACGACTTTGTCGGCGCCTTCGCCGTGGCGGCGCTGCTCTGCCTTCTGGCGGTGGTGACTCTGGTGCTGAAGACGGCGCTTGAGATCGCTCAGCCGGACGTGCGTGGCCGTCGCGGACACTGA
- a CDS encoding transglutaminase family protein, which yields MLLEIRHVTQYHYERPVRESLMELWMQPQKTARQRLVSFELDLNPAAQVFSYADSFGNAVYHFDVPQPHDNLTIIARSAVETESPGERPDQLDMGEWDRLRSEFVRGECFDFLRPHGFVRTTEALQTFINEHDLDALKRRDPLSAVRTLSETIYSAFEYQPGVTDADSPIDLTLSAGRGVCQDFAHIMLAVCRGWGVPARYVSGYLFTDRDAGDRSDPDATHAWVEVFLPSLRWVGFDPTNNMMAGERHVAVAVGRDYADVTPSRGVYKGDAESQLAVGVSVRRARAALAEPEFLRMARPSFAGGRRRHDTALREELHQQQQQQQ from the coding sequence GTGCTGCTCGAAATCCGACACGTCACCCAGTACCACTATGAGCGTCCCGTCCGCGAAAGCCTGATGGAGCTGTGGATGCAGCCCCAGAAGACCGCCCGGCAACGCCTGGTCAGCTTCGAGCTGGACCTTAACCCTGCGGCGCAGGTGTTCTCGTACGCCGACAGCTTCGGCAACGCGGTCTATCATTTCGACGTGCCGCAACCGCACGACAACCTGACGATCATCGCGCGCTCGGCGGTCGAGACCGAGTCGCCCGGCGAGCGTCCCGACCAGCTCGACATGGGCGAGTGGGATCGTCTGCGCAGCGAATTCGTTCGGGGCGAATGCTTCGACTTCCTGCGGCCCCACGGGTTCGTCAGGACGACTGAAGCCCTGCAGACCTTCATCAACGAACACGACCTTGACGCCCTCAAGCGCCGGGATCCGCTGAGCGCCGTCCGGACCCTGTCGGAAACGATCTACAGCGCCTTTGAGTACCAGCCCGGCGTCACCGACGCCGACAGCCCGATCGACCTGACGCTCAGCGCCGGACGCGGGGTCTGCCAGGACTTCGCGCACATCATGCTGGCCGTCTGCCGCGGCTGGGGCGTTCCGGCCCGGTATGTCTCCGGCTACCTGTTCACCGACCGTGACGCGGGCGATCGCTCCGACCCTGACGCGACCCACGCCTGGGTCGAGGTGTTCCTGCCCAGCCTGCGCTGGGTCGGCTTTGATCCCACCAACAACATGATGGCGGGCGAACGCCATGTCGCCGTCGCCGTGGGTCGAGACTATGCGGACGTCACGCCCTCGCGCGGGGTCTACAAGGGCGACGCGGAAAGCCAGTTGGCCGTCGGCGTATCGGTGCGCCGCGCCCGCGCCGCGCTGGCCGAACCGGAATTCCTGAGAATGGCCCGCCCCAGCTTTGCGGGCGGTCGTCGCCGTCACGACACGGCGCTCCGCGAAGAGCTGCATCAACAACAGCAACAACAGCAGTAG